In Bacteroides cellulosilyticus, the genomic stretch AACGCTTTTGAGAATTTTGTGAAAATACAAAGTGATGCCGCTTTACGCCAAGTGGCTGGACAATATGCTTATGATGATAACGAAGCGGATACTGAAGAACTGACACTTCGCTCCGGTGGTGAAGAAATCAATGAACAGTTGGAACAGAAGTTGAACGAACGTCTTGCCATGGCAGGTATGGAAGTAGTGGAGGCACGCATCAACTATCTGGCTTATGCTCCTGAAATAGCTGCGGTAATGCTCCGCCGTCAACAGGCTTCGGCTATCATTACTGCCCGTGAAAAGATTGTTGAGGGAGCTGTTTCCATGGTAAAAATGGCTTTGCATAAACTTTCTGAAGAAGAGATTGTTGAACTGGACGAAGAAAAAAAGGCGGCTATGGTCAGCAATTTGCTGGTAGTACTTTGTGCCGATGAGGCAGCACAGCCGATTGTTAACGCAGGTACATTAAATCATTAATCAAGATAATATGAGCTTTTCTTTTTTATATAAGTGGGCATTAGTGCTTGGTTTATTGCTGGGACATGTAGTAGCGGTTTTTGCTCAGGATACAAATATGAACCGTGCGAAGCATGTGTACGAATTATTTGTGGCAGATCAGGGGGACAGTATTCATGCTCTCTTGAATAAAAATCTGCAGGAAAAATTATCACCGGAAATTTTTAAAGACATGTTTAAGCAATCGGAAAAGCAGTTTGGAAAACTTCAAGCCAAAGGAGAGTGGAAGCAAGAGAGTGCTGAAGGCATAACACTTTATTATCGCGATCTGAAGTTTGAACGTTACAGTCTCCGTTTTTTGCTGTCTTTCGATGCTGACGGAAGCATGAATACCATTCGTCTGATGCCTGTGCCTGCTGCTTCTACAGCCAAGCCGGTAGCTTATAATAAAGAGAAAATGCAGGAACGAGATATAACGGTGGGAGCGGATGGCTTTAAATTGCCCGGAACGCTGACGTTGCCTGTAGGCAAGAAAAAGGCTCCTGTCGTAATCCTTGTGCATGGTTCCGGTCCGCAGGATCGTGATGAAACTGTCGGTCCCAATAAGCCTTTCCGTGATTTGGCTTGGGGATTGGCAGAACGTGGTATTGCAACGGTTCGTTATGATAAGCGTACAAAAGTATATGGTGCAGCTTTTATTCCGGAAGGCCAGAATGCAAACTATGACACTGAAAGTGTAGATGATGCTGTAGCCATTATTGCTTGGGTGAAGGGATTACCGGAGGTTGATGCAGACAGTGTTTATGTACTGGGACATAGTTTAGGGGCCACACTTGCTCCTCGCATTGCAGAACGAGCAGATGGGGTGACTGGAATTATCCTTGTTGCCGCTTTAGCCCGTCCATTTGAAGATGCTATTGTTGAACAAATGACTTATATATCTTCTCTGACAGACTCTTCCGCTAATGCCAAAAAGCAGATTACAGAAATAAAAAAACAAGCGGATAATATAAAGAAACTGGGCACGCCGGAATATGATGATAAGATTCCTTTATTGTTGGGTGTTCCTCGTTCTTACTGGGAATTTGCTAATGCCTATAAACCGGTAGAAGTGGCATCTAAACTGACTCTTCCCATACTTATATTGCAGGGCGAGCGTGATTATCAGGTGACTATGCAGGATTTTGGCTTATGGCGCTTCGGGTTGATGCGCAATAAAAATGCTTTCTTTAAATCTTATTCTAAACTCAATCATATGCTACAGGAAGGTAGTGGTAAGGCT encodes the following:
- a CDS encoding alpha/beta fold hydrolase; this translates as MSFSFLYKWALVLGLLLGHVVAVFAQDTNMNRAKHVYELFVADQGDSIHALLNKNLQEKLSPEIFKDMFKQSEKQFGKLQAKGEWKQESAEGITLYYRDLKFERYSLRFLLSFDADGSMNTIRLMPVPAASTAKPVAYNKEKMQERDITVGADGFKLPGTLTLPVGKKKAPVVILVHGSGPQDRDETVGPNKPFRDLAWGLAERGIATVRYDKRTKVYGAAFIPEGQNANYDTESVDDAVAIIAWVKGLPEVDADSVYVLGHSLGATLAPRIAERADGVTGIILVAALARPFEDAIVEQMTYISSLTDSSANAKKQITEIKKQADNIKKLGTPEYDDKIPLLLGVPRSYWEFANAYKPVEVASKLTLPILILQGERDYQVTMQDFGLWRFGLMRNKNAFFKSYSKLNHMLQEGSGKATPFEYNQASPVVGYVMDDIASFIHNGNLL